A region of Pseudomonas putida DNA encodes the following proteins:
- a CDS encoding metal ABC transporter substrate-binding protein, whose amino-acid sequence MNLKQLTLALALAGLPSLSFATQVLTTLPVTHSLATALLDGTSVQLKRAAPANLPASRQPSYFSGRGAATLEKAAQQADAVIGVRSIWRDDPLYPMARRSNIRIVEIDAARPVDGALPGIAVTGDDAYGAYPWLNPTNLGRMADVVANDLERLSPADKAKIQGNLAGLKRQLLELTANSQTQLAKSDNLTVVSLSERLGYLTSGLNLDVVEQALPAEGKWDAAALKALEENLKSQDVALVLDHRQPEPAVAEVIKAAGAKLLVVDSDADDAVAGLKASVEQVVGALSES is encoded by the coding sequence ATGAACCTGAAACAGCTGACCTTGGCACTGGCCCTGGCGGGCCTGCCCTCGCTCTCTTTTGCCACACAAGTGCTGACCACCCTGCCCGTCACCCACAGCCTGGCCACGGCCCTGCTCGACGGCACCTCGGTACAGCTCAAGCGCGCAGCACCCGCCAACCTGCCGGCCAGCCGCCAGCCGTCCTACTTCAGCGGGCGCGGCGCAGCGACCCTGGAAAAAGCCGCGCAACAGGCCGACGCCGTGATCGGCGTGCGTTCGATCTGGCGAGACGACCCGCTTTACCCGATGGCCCGGCGCAGCAATATCCGCATCGTTGAAATTGATGCGGCGCGGCCGGTGGACGGTGCCTTGCCAGGGATTGCGGTGACCGGTGACGACGCCTACGGTGCCTACCCATGGCTGAACCCGACCAACCTTGGGCGTATGGCCGATGTGGTCGCCAATGACCTGGAGCGGTTATCGCCGGCTGACAAGGCGAAGATCCAAGGGAACCTCGCGGGCCTTAAGCGCCAGTTGCTGGAGTTGACGGCCAACAGCCAGACCCAGCTGGCCAAGTCCGACAACCTGACGGTGGTCAGCCTGTCCGAGCGCTTGGGCTACCTGACCAGCGGGTTGAACCTGGATGTGGTGGAGCAGGCGCTACCGGCCGAGGGCAAATGGGATGCGGCGGCGCTCAAGGCGCTGGAGGAAAACCTGAAAAGCCAGGACGTGGCGCTGGTGCTGGACCATCGCCAGCCGGAGCCGGCGGTGGCTGAGGTGATCAAGGCCGCCGGGGCGAAGTTGCTGGTGGTGGACAGCGATGCCGATGATGCGGTGGCCGGGTTGAAGGCCAGTGTTGAGCAGGTGGTTGGGGCATTGAGCGAAAGCTGA
- a CDS encoding metal ABC transporter permease, whose product MSFEAFRQLVQQWANAGYLPEALAYGFVVNALLAGLMIGPVLGGLGTLVVVKRFAFFSEAVGHAALTGVAIGILLGEPYTGPYGSLFGYCLLFGILLNFLRNRTGLSPDTLIGVFLSVSLALGASLLLMLAGKINVHILENVLFGSVLTVSAQDLVVLGVVAVLVLALALPLYNRIMLASFNPQLAAVRGVAVKTLDYLFVVLVTLVTVASVKVIGAILVGALLVIPAAAARLVSQSLKGFFFISVLIATLSTLLGILLPIVCDLPVPSGAAIILVAGICFALAALARALVPRLQGNPA is encoded by the coding sequence ATGAGCTTTGAAGCATTCCGCCAACTGGTCCAGCAATGGGCCAACGCCGGCTACCTGCCCGAGGCACTGGCCTACGGTTTCGTGGTCAATGCCCTGCTGGCCGGGCTGATGATCGGCCCGGTACTGGGCGGCCTGGGCACCCTGGTGGTGGTCAAGCGCTTTGCCTTCTTCTCCGAGGCCGTTGGCCATGCCGCGCTCACCGGGGTTGCCATCGGCATCCTGCTGGGCGAGCCGTATACCGGCCCCTATGGCAGCCTGTTTGGCTACTGCCTGCTGTTCGGCATCCTGCTCAACTTCCTGCGTAACCGCACCGGGCTGTCGCCGGATACGCTGATCGGCGTGTTCCTGTCTGTGTCCCTGGCCCTGGGTGCAAGCCTGCTGCTGATGCTGGCGGGCAAGATCAACGTGCACATCCTGGAAAACGTGCTGTTCGGCTCGGTGCTGACCGTCAGCGCCCAGGACCTGGTGGTGCTGGGTGTTGTCGCGGTACTGGTGCTGGCGCTGGCCTTGCCGCTGTACAACCGCATCATGCTGGCCAGTTTCAACCCGCAGCTGGCGGCCGTACGCGGGGTGGCGGTGAAGACCCTGGACTACCTGTTCGTGGTGCTGGTGACCTTGGTCACCGTGGCCTCGGTAAAGGTGATCGGGGCCATCCTGGTCGGTGCGCTGCTGGTGATACCGGCTGCCGCCGCACGCTTGGTCAGCCAGTCGCTCAAGGGCTTTTTCTTCATATCGGTGCTGATCGCTACGCTAAGCACCCTGCTGGGCATTCTGCTGCCGATTGTCTGCGACCTGCCGGTGCCCTCTGGCGCTGCGATCATCCTGGTCGCCGGTATCTGCTTCGCCCTGGCCGCGCTGGCCCGCGCCCTCGTTCCACGCCTGCAAGGAAACCCGGCATGA
- a CDS encoding metal ABC transporter ATP-binding protein, whose product MTAAAHLDACNGPRIEFAGIDLTLGRTRILEQVTFSVTAGSVHAIVGPNGGGKSSLIKTLLGQMPHQGQLTLHWPSAHEVIGYVPQALEFDRGLPMTVDDFMAAMCQRRPAFLGLSRRVQPAIDAALARVGMLDKRKRRMGALSGGERQRVLLAQGLIPEPQLLVLDEPMSALDEAGIQVFEQLLQGWRQSGTTVLWIEHDLQAVLRLADRVTGLSRQVLFDAPPAQALTPERLLSLFSVHPRSESLA is encoded by the coding sequence ATGACCGCCGCCGCTCACCTCGATGCGTGCAACGGGCCACGCATCGAGTTCGCCGGCATCGACCTGACACTGGGCCGTACCCGCATTCTCGAACAGGTCACCTTCAGCGTGACCGCCGGCAGCGTGCATGCGATTGTAGGCCCCAACGGCGGCGGCAAGAGCTCGCTGATCAAGACCCTGCTCGGGCAGATGCCGCACCAGGGCCAACTGACCCTGCACTGGCCGAGCGCCCATGAAGTGATCGGCTACGTGCCCCAGGCCCTGGAGTTCGACCGTGGCCTGCCGATGACCGTGGACGACTTCATGGCCGCCATGTGCCAGCGCCGGCCCGCCTTTCTCGGGCTGTCGCGCCGCGTGCAACCGGCTATCGATGCCGCGCTGGCCCGGGTCGGCATGCTCGACAAGCGCAAACGGCGCATGGGCGCGCTGTCTGGCGGCGAACGCCAGCGGGTGCTGCTGGCCCAAGGTTTGATTCCCGAGCCGCAACTGCTGGTGCTGGATGAACCCATGTCAGCGCTCGATGAAGCGGGCATCCAGGTGTTCGAACAACTGCTGCAGGGCTGGCGTCAGTCCGGCACCACCGTGCTGTGGATCGAGCACGACCTGCAAGCCGTGTTGCGCCTGGCCGACCGGGTCACGGGCCTGAGCCGTCAGGTGCTGTTCGACGCCCCACCCGCACAGGCCCTGACCCCTGAGCGTCTGCTCAGCCTGTTCTCCGTTCACCCGCGCAGCGAGAGCCTTGCCTGA
- a CDS encoding metal ABC transporter substrate-binding protein, which yields MFRSALALLLAIALPALALADNGKPLRIGITLHPYYSYVSNIVGDKAEVVPLIPAGFNPHAYEPRAEDIKRIGTLDVVVLNGVGHDDFADRMIAASEKPGIHTIEANQNVPLLAATGIAARGAGKVVNPHTFLSISTTIAQVNNIARELGKLDPDNAKLYTQNARAYAKRLRALRAEALAKVTEAPSATFRVATIHAAYDYLVRDFGLEVTAVVEPAHGIEPSPAQLKKTIDQLKALDVKVIFSEMDFPSAYVETIQRESGVRLYPLTHISYGDYTKEKYEVEMKRNLDTVVRAIQENRA from the coding sequence ATGTTCCGCTCCGCCCTCGCCCTGCTCCTGGCCATCGCCCTGCCGGCACTGGCCCTGGCCGATAACGGCAAGCCATTGCGCATCGGCATTACCCTGCACCCGTACTACAGCTACGTGAGCAACATCGTCGGCGACAAGGCCGAAGTGGTGCCGCTGATTCCGGCGGGCTTCAACCCGCATGCCTACGAGCCGCGGGCGGAAGACATCAAGCGCATTGGCACGCTGGACGTGGTGGTACTCAACGGCGTCGGCCATGACGATTTCGCCGACCGCATGATCGCCGCCAGCGAGAAGCCTGGCATCCACACCATCGAGGCCAACCAGAACGTGCCATTGCTGGCGGCCACCGGTATCGCCGCCCGGGGCGCCGGCAAGGTGGTCAACCCGCACACCTTCCTGTCGATCAGCACCACCATTGCCCAGGTCAACAACATTGCCCGGGAACTGGGCAAGCTCGACCCGGACAACGCCAAGCTCTACACGCAAAACGCCCGCGCCTACGCCAAACGCCTGCGCGCCCTGCGTGCCGAAGCCCTGGCCAAGGTCACCGAAGCCCCCAGCGCCACCTTCCGCGTCGCGACCATCCATGCGGCCTACGACTACCTGGTGCGTGACTTCGGCCTGGAGGTTACCGCAGTGGTCGAGCCGGCCCACGGCATCGAGCCCAGCCCGGCCCAGCTGAAAAAGACCATCGACCAGCTCAAGGCGCTGGACGTGAAGGTGATCTTCTCGGAAATGGACTTCCCGTCCGCCTATGTCGAGACCATTCAGCGCGAGTCTGGCGTGCGCCTGTACCCGCTGACACACATTTCCTACGGCGACTACACCAAGGAGAAGTACGAAGTGGAGATGAAGCGCAACCTCGACACCGTGGTCCGCGCCATCCAGGAGAACCGCGCATGA
- a CDS encoding DUF6162 family protein: MSRTQVVRPAGAGHETLYVLLTSLLIVVLAATVVMLRGEREDEQTIASHQIDARRDLTAAEQGLYTDLRVAFDEIQLLREENAAVPSVQTLADEGLPPFVVDAGSQSRGGHQWSWLAIGAYLGRSQAPQVAGSLLLILPGDSSGQADVWLRRDSAAVTPDDLGHAALIAAGWQQVVSHYDAGVTREHRH, from the coding sequence ATAAGCCGCACCCAAGTGGTACGCCCGGCCGGCGCCGGGCACGAAACCCTGTACGTGCTGCTGACCAGCCTGCTGATCGTGGTGCTTGCCGCCACGGTGGTGATGCTGCGTGGCGAACGCGAGGACGAGCAGACCATCGCCAGCCACCAGATCGACGCCCGCCGCGACCTCACCGCCGCCGAGCAGGGCCTGTACACCGATTTGCGGGTGGCCTTCGACGAGATCCAACTGCTGCGTGAAGAAAACGCCGCCGTGCCCAGCGTGCAAACCCTGGCCGACGAAGGCCTGCCACCCTTCGTGGTCGATGCGGGCAGCCAGAGCCGCGGTGGCCACCAGTGGTCGTGGCTGGCAATAGGCGCCTATCTGGGCCGCAGCCAAGCCCCACAGGTGGCAGGCAGCCTGTTGCTGATTTTGCCTGGCGACAGCAGTGGCCAGGCGGATGTCTGGCTACGTCGCGACAGCGCCGCCGTCACCCCGGACGACCTGGGCCACGCTGCCCTGATCGCCGCCGGCTGGCAGCAGGTGGTCAGCCACTACGACGCCGGGGTCACCCGCGAACACCGTCACTGA
- a CDS encoding thiamine pyrophosphate-binding protein, with product MSQAQTLPASPLKQLWLKWRFHLNILLILIPLGFMPKYFADARLFRGDAGLGVNAISDIQVGPYSLDLAELRDEAPRADGPAGHFKSFNASLCKACINDVKAVYLRIGKPRSLRAAGTIFFGAPYRMGTNLPIPPRTQPDAHIWITLEGWDGSMHQASVPLAKASPATVAWLAKQGGKK from the coding sequence ATGAGCCAGGCCCAGACCCTGCCCGCCAGCCCACTCAAGCAGCTGTGGCTGAAATGGCGTTTTCACCTGAACATTCTGCTGATCCTCATCCCGCTTGGCTTCATGCCCAAGTACTTCGCCGACGCCAGGCTGTTTCGCGGCGACGCCGGGCTTGGCGTGAACGCGATCAGCGACATCCAGGTCGGCCCCTACAGCCTGGATCTGGCCGAACTGCGCGACGAGGCGCCACGCGCCGACGGCCCGGCTGGCCACTTCAAGTCGTTCAACGCCTCGCTGTGCAAGGCCTGCATCAACGACGTCAAGGCTGTCTACCTGCGCATCGGCAAGCCGCGCAGCCTGCGCGCCGCCGGCACCATTTTCTTCGGTGCGCCGTATCGCATGGGCACCAACCTGCCGATACCGCCACGCACCCAGCCTGATGCACACATCTGGATCACCCTCGAAGGCTGGGACGGCAGCATGCACCAGGCTTCGGTCCCCCTGGCCAAGGCATCGCCCGCCACCGTGGCCTGGCTCGCGAAACAAGGAGGCAAGAAATGA
- a CDS encoding PepSY-associated TM helix domain-containing protein has translation MAKSPKKSKSKLWFLVHSWLALPIWFFVLIVCFTGMLAVVSQEIVWLANPDVRASKPDGDAERLSYQQVLDALHKAEPDMIVHSLRQPDGSHFALNAGVTFPDGTTPTLYVNPYTGAIQGKSPDFNFEAFTRALHGWWLVPFTSGFSWGWYLVSILGLPMLASLVTGLVVYKKFWKGFFKPVRTGHGSRIFWGDLHRLAGVWSIWFIAVISITGTWFLIQAILSDNNISISTEPIVPVIAREEVPQTVDGSPAPRIDIDEAARIAGLAIPGLEIAFISLPSTAYSHVEMGGRGWYPLMFQTASVNPYTSKVDSQFLLSDRSTLEFVTESMRPLHTGDFGGLAIKLIWFFFGLILTLMVFSGLLIWTKRTAQATAAALKRSERAPRAASRETTVEIHP, from the coding sequence ATGGCCAAATCACCGAAAAAATCCAAATCCAAGTTGTGGTTCCTGGTCCACAGCTGGCTCGCCCTACCGATCTGGTTCTTTGTGCTGATCGTCTGCTTTACCGGCATGCTCGCCGTGGTCAGCCAGGAGATCGTCTGGCTGGCCAACCCGGACGTGCGCGCCAGCAAGCCGGACGGCGATGCCGAACGCCTGAGCTACCAGCAAGTGCTTGATGCCCTGCACAAGGCCGAACCCGACATGATCGTGCATTCGTTGAGGCAGCCCGACGGGTCGCACTTTGCCCTCAACGCCGGCGTCACCTTCCCCGACGGCACCACCCCGACGCTCTACGTCAACCCTTACACCGGGGCGATCCAGGGCAAGAGCCCGGACTTCAACTTCGAAGCCTTCACCCGTGCCTTGCATGGCTGGTGGCTGGTGCCCTTCACCAGTGGCTTCAGCTGGGGCTGGTACCTGGTCTCTATTCTCGGCCTGCCAATGCTGGCTTCGCTGGTCACAGGCCTTGTGGTGTACAAGAAGTTCTGGAAAGGCTTTTTCAAGCCAGTACGCACCGGCCATGGCTCGCGTATTTTCTGGGGTGACCTGCACCGCCTGGCCGGGGTCTGGTCGATCTGGTTCATCGCGGTCATTTCCATTACCGGCACCTGGTTCCTGATCCAGGCCATCCTGTCCGACAACAATATCAGCATCTCCACCGAACCGATCGTGCCGGTGATCGCCCGTGAAGAAGTGCCGCAAACGGTAGACGGCAGCCCGGCCCCGCGTATCGACATCGACGAGGCCGCGCGCATTGCCGGGTTGGCGATCCCGGGCCTTGAGATCGCCTTCATTTCGCTGCCCTCCACGGCCTACAGCCATGTCGAAATGGGTGGGCGCGGCTGGTATCCGCTGATGTTCCAGACCGCTTCGGTCAACCCGTACACCAGCAAGGTCGACAGCCAGTTCCTGCTTAGCGACCGCTCCACCCTGGAGTTTGTCACCGAGTCCATGCGCCCCTTGCACACCGGCGACTTTGGCGGCCTGGCGATCAAGCTGATCTGGTTCTTCTTCGGCCTGATCCTCACCTTGATGGTATTCAGCGGCCTGCTGATCTGGACCAAACGCACCGCCCAGGCGACCGCCGCCGCCCTCAAGCGCAGCGAGCGTGCGCCACGCGCGGCCAGCCGCGAAACCACCGTGGAGATCCACCCATGA
- a CDS encoding lysine N(6)-hydroxylase/L-ornithine N(5)-oxygenase family protein: MSQSSNQETIKDLIGVGFGPSNLALAIALEELAQSQGHALDALFIDKQKDYRWHGETLATQSELQISFLKDLVSLRNPTSPYSFVNYLHQKQRLADFINLGTFYPCRLEYNDYLRWAAEHFATQAVYGEEVVRIEPEVSAGRVEHLRLVSRDQQGREYSRRTRSVVVGSGGTPKIPEKFGAFKDDPRVFHHSQYLSSLNKLPCTEGKPMRIAVIGSGQSAAEAFIDLNDSYPSVKVDMILRGSALKPADDSPFVNEIFSPGYTDLVYNEPADQRSKLLGEYHNTNYSVVDLNLIERIYGILYRQKVAHQFRHNVLCRRQVEAVVATREGLELTLRDLATGQQQTHRYDAVILATGYERRSHRDLLAPLAGYLDDFSVDRNYRVLASPDLQASVYLQGFCENSHGLSDTLLSVLPARAAEIGQSLYQDLSRLNGRPQPAVALTRA; the protein is encoded by the coding sequence ATGAGCCAGTCCTCAAACCAGGAAACAATCAAAGATCTGATCGGCGTGGGCTTCGGTCCTTCCAACCTGGCCTTGGCCATCGCCCTGGAAGAGCTCGCACAGTCCCAGGGCCACGCCCTGGACGCGCTGTTCATCGACAAGCAGAAAGACTACCGCTGGCACGGCGAAACCCTGGCCACCCAGAGCGAGCTGCAGATTTCGTTCCTCAAGGACCTGGTCTCCCTGCGCAACCCGACCAGCCCTTACAGCTTCGTCAATTACCTGCACCAGAAGCAGCGCCTGGCCGACTTCATCAACCTCGGCACCTTCTACCCCTGCCGCCTGGAGTACAACGACTACCTGCGCTGGGCCGCCGAACACTTCGCCACCCAGGCGGTGTATGGCGAGGAGGTGGTGCGCATCGAGCCGGAAGTGAGCGCCGGCCGGGTCGAGCACCTGCGCTTGGTCTCGCGCGATCAGCAAGGCCGCGAATACAGCCGTCGCACCCGCTCGGTGGTGGTCGGCAGCGGCGGCACGCCGAAAATCCCGGAAAAGTTCGGCGCTTTCAAGGATGACCCGCGCGTCTTCCACCACTCCCAATACCTGAGCAGCCTGAACAAGCTGCCCTGCACCGAAGGCAAGCCGATGCGCATCGCGGTGATCGGCTCTGGTCAGAGCGCCGCCGAGGCATTCATCGACCTCAACGACAGCTACCCATCGGTCAAGGTCGACATGATCCTGCGCGGTTCGGCACTCAAACCGGCCGACGACAGCCCGTTCGTCAACGAGATCTTCTCCCCGGGCTACACCGACCTGGTCTACAACGAGCCGGCCGATCAACGCAGCAAGCTGTTGGGCGAGTACCACAACACCAACTATTCGGTGGTCGATCTGAACCTGATCGAGCGCATCTACGGCATCCTTTATCGCCAGAAGGTTGCGCACCAGTTCCGCCATAACGTCCTGTGCCGACGCCAGGTGGAAGCGGTGGTGGCCACCCGCGAAGGCCTCGAACTGACCCTGCGCGACCTCGCTACCGGCCAGCAGCAGACCCACCGCTACGATGCGGTGATCCTGGCCACCGGCTACGAGCGCCGCTCGCACCGCGACCTGCTGGCACCGCTGGCAGGCTACCTGGACGACTTCAGCGTCGATCGCAACTACCGGGTACTGGCCAGCCCAGACCTGCAGGCGTCGGTTTACCTGCAAGGCTTCTGCGAGAACAGCCACGGCCTGAGCGATACCTTGCTCTCGGTGCTGCCCGCCCGCGCCGCCGAAATCGGCCAGTCGCTGTACCAGGACCTGTCGCGCCTGAACGGCCGCCCGCAGCCGGCCGTGGCCTTGACCCGCGCCTGA
- the pbpG gene encoding D-alanyl-D-alanine endopeptidase — protein sequence MKTSLSILSLLLLLTGTATLPSTAAAQPPAQVQRDPAKLHLASGSALLIDLNTNQELYSSHADRVVPIASVTKLMTAMVVLDAKLPMNEMLTMTIANNPEMKGVYSRVRLGSQLDRRETLLITLMSSENRAANTLANHYPGGYPAFIKAMNAKARSLGMAHTRYVEPTGLSTQNVSSARDLSKLLMASRKYPMLSELSTTREKTVAFRKPNYTLGFRNTDHLVNKSNWDIKLTKTGFTNEAGHCLVLLTRMDNRPVAMVILDAFGKYTHFADASRMRQWLETGAAKPAPAVAMQYKADRQIKGRLAAE from the coding sequence GTGAAAACATCCCTGTCCATCCTCAGCCTGCTGCTGTTGCTCACAGGTACCGCGACCCTCCCGTCGACTGCTGCTGCACAACCCCCGGCCCAGGTGCAACGCGACCCGGCCAAACTGCACCTGGCCTCCGGCAGCGCGCTGTTGATCGACCTGAACACCAATCAGGAGCTGTATTCCAGCCACGCCGACCGCGTGGTACCCATTGCATCGGTCACCAAACTGATGACAGCGATGGTGGTACTGGACGCCAAGTTGCCGATGAATGAAATGCTCACCATGACCATCGCCAACAACCCGGAGATGAAAGGCGTGTATTCGCGCGTGCGTCTGGGCAGCCAGCTGGACCGCCGCGAGACGTTGCTGATCACCTTGATGTCTTCGGAGAACCGTGCGGCCAACACCTTGGCCAACCACTACCCAGGCGGTTACCCGGCGTTCATCAAGGCCATGAACGCCAAGGCCCGCAGCCTGGGCATGGCGCACACCCGCTATGTCGAGCCGACTGGCCTCTCGACGCAAAACGTCTCTTCCGCCCGCGACCTGTCCAAACTGCTGATGGCGTCGCGCAAGTATCCGATGCTGAGCGAGCTGTCGACCACGCGTGAGAAGACTGTGGCCTTCCGCAAACCCAACTACACCTTGGGCTTCCGTAACACCGACCACCTGGTGAACAAGAGCAACTGGGACATCAAACTGACCAAGACCGGTTTCACCAATGAGGCTGGCCATTGCCTGGTGCTGTTGACCCGCATGGACAACCGCCCGGTGGCCATGGTGATCCTCGATGCCTTCGGCAAATACACCCACTTCGCCGATGCCAGCCGCATGCGCCAGTGGCTGGAAACCGGGGCAGCCAAACCGGCGCCGGCGGTGGCCATGCAGTACAAGGCTGACCGGCAGATCAAGGGGCGCCTGGCGGCCGAGTAA
- a CDS encoding shikimate 5-dehydrogenase, translated as MSTTPSKDTVLCISLAGRPGTFGVRFHNHLYQQLGLDFYYKAMSTDDLPAAVAGIRALGIRGCGVSMPYKEACMALVDEVDSSAAAIESVNTLVNTAGHLKAYNTDYLAVRQLLEQHRVAPATAFALRGSGGMAKAVASALRDAGFTQGMIVARNEQAGRQLADVCGYRWVAELGELCPPMLVNVTPIGMAGGPEANVLAFSEHAIAAAERVIDVVAMPAQTPLIRRAQALGKPVITGLEVIALQALEQFVLYTGVRPTRGQVEAAVAYARDV; from the coding sequence ATGTCGACAACTCCCAGCAAAGACACGGTGCTGTGCATTTCTCTGGCCGGGCGGCCCGGTACCTTCGGCGTGCGTTTCCACAACCACCTCTACCAGCAGTTGGGCCTGGACTTCTATTACAAGGCCATGAGCACTGACGATCTGCCCGCGGCGGTGGCAGGCATTCGTGCCTTGGGTATTCGCGGGTGTGGGGTGTCGATGCCTTACAAGGAGGCCTGCATGGCCCTGGTCGACGAGGTTGACTCGTCCGCTGCGGCAATCGAGTCGGTCAACACGCTGGTCAATACCGCTGGCCATCTGAAGGCGTACAACACCGATTACCTGGCCGTGCGCCAATTGCTGGAACAGCATCGGGTGGCCCCGGCCACCGCCTTTGCCCTGCGCGGCAGTGGCGGCATGGCCAAGGCGGTTGCCAGCGCCTTGCGTGACGCGGGGTTCACCCAGGGCATGATCGTGGCGCGCAATGAGCAGGCGGGGCGGCAATTGGCGGATGTCTGTGGTTATCGGTGGGTGGCCGAGCTCGGTGAGCTGTGCCCGCCGATGCTGGTGAACGTGACGCCGATCGGCATGGCGGGAGGGCCAGAGGCCAACGTGCTGGCGTTTTCCGAACACGCCATCGCAGCAGCCGAGCGGGTAATCGATGTGGTGGCGATGCCGGCGCAGACGCCGTTGATTCGCCGCGCGCAGGCATTGGGCAAACCCGTAATCACGGGCCTGGAGGTGATTGCGTTGCAGGCGTTGGAACAGTTCGTGCTGTATACCGGCGTGCGGCCGACGCGGGGGCAGGTGGAGGCTGCGGTGGCTTATGCCCGGGATGTCTAG
- the gloA gene encoding lactoylglutathione lyase, whose protein sequence is MSLHDLQTLPGVTAQPDAATSTFVFNHTMLRVKDIEKSLDFYTRVLGFRLVDKRDFPQAAFSLYFLALVDPAQIPADDAERHQWMKSIPGVLELTHNHGTENDADFAYHNGNTDPRGFGHICISVPDVREACARFEALDVPFQKRLADGRMNHLAFIKDPDGYWVEVIQPTELKG, encoded by the coding sequence ATGAGCCTGCACGATCTGCAAACCCTGCCTGGCGTCACCGCGCAGCCGGATGCCGCCACCTCCACATTCGTTTTCAACCACACCATGCTGCGGGTCAAGGACATCGAGAAGTCGCTGGACTTCTACACCCGCGTGCTGGGTTTTCGCCTGGTAGACAAGCGCGACTTCCCGCAAGCCGCCTTCAGCCTGTACTTCCTGGCCCTGGTCGACCCGGCGCAGATTCCTGCCGATGATGCCGAGCGTCACCAGTGGATGAAGTCGATCCCAGGTGTACTGGAGCTGACCCACAACCACGGCACCGAAAACGACGCCGATTTTGCCTACCACAATGGCAACACCGACCCGCGTGGTTTCGGCCATATCTGCATTTCGGTACCGGACGTGCGCGAAGCCTGCGCGCGCTTCGAAGCACTCGACGTCCCCTTCCAGAAACGCCTGGCGGATGGACGCATGAATCACCTGGCCTTCATCAAGGACCCGGACGGTTACTGGGTCGAAGTGATTCAGCCGACCGAACTCAAAGGCTGA
- a CDS encoding histone-like nucleoid-structuring protein, MvaT/MvaU family, giving the protein MSRLAEFRAAEKALQEQMAQLEALKKDAGLKREIEFEQKLVGLMKSYDKGLRDIIAILDPKAATRATSTAPKQQRRPRVVKVYENPHTGELIETKGGNHRGLKAWKEEYGPATVESWVR; this is encoded by the coding sequence GTGTCCAGACTTGCAGAGTTTCGTGCTGCCGAAAAAGCGCTTCAGGAACAAATGGCTCAACTGGAAGCGCTGAAAAAGGATGCCGGCCTGAAACGCGAAATCGAATTCGAGCAGAAACTAGTCGGCCTGATGAAAAGCTATGACAAGGGTCTGCGCGATATCATCGCCATCCTCGATCCCAAGGCTGCAACCCGTGCCACCAGCACAGCCCCCAAACAACAGCGGCGCCCGCGCGTGGTCAAGGTTTACGAAAACCCACACACCGGCGAACTGATCGAAACCAAAGGCGGCAACCATCGTGGGCTGAAGGCCTGGAAAGAAGAGTACGGCCCCGCCACGGTAGAAAGTTGGGTACGCTGA